Genomic segment of Eretmochelys imbricata isolate rEreImb1 chromosome 24, rEreImb1.hap1, whole genome shotgun sequence:
ACAGATCTATAATGTGAAGGGGGAAAAAGTGTGAGATCCTGAGAGGCTTCTGTTTGACTATGCTGGAGCTCTCAGGctaccagtactaaaacatccttggaatttgtAAGTGTTAAaggacaatttcctaactcaaaaagggTTGCATCCAACGCGGAGGAATTCGATATTAGCCCTTGTCTTATCAGTAAAGGGGAGCTGATCACAGACCTAAAAACTAATGGTAACTCAGGTGCGAGTGattatgacttgatcacatttataatgtacaAACAGAATGAAGTCCAGATCAGTGAGGGAGATTttatttggtgctttaaaagggccagtttcacaaagccaAAAACAACTGAGCCAAATcaactgggaggaagaatttaattagGAAATGTGACTGATAATGGAGCATTGTTTATGATGGATACCTGAGAAGCCCCAATCAAGGGAGAAAGCcatgttggtttaaaaaaaaaaaatgatgtggTTTAGAaggaaagtgaaggcagctacaaaaaatgaaaaaaaatatagcagcagaagaaaggggaacggtagaaaattgataagggaagcaaagggacacaagaaaAAATGTGTGTTCAGAAGTATCATCGTTGCCCTTTGATGGTCTCTTGCATGTCATGAGTTGGTGGGTTCTCAGTGCTTTTCCCAGCAGGGCAGAGACCAATAGCAAAAGTTGCCCTCAGGAGGGAGGTCTGAGGTTGCTGCCGTCAGAGGTCAAGAGCTGAAATGAATTCCTGTCCCAGCAGCGATGCTCACGTAGCTATAGGGTGGATAGAGTgatgttttttcatttaaatcaggttttgattttgtttaaattagaatattttttttcaaataaacttacttaaaatgaaatctgagttTTATATGTTTAATATGTTCAGGCCTGAACTTAGGAGTCTcttaaaacttttaaataaaaaacaaacgcTGAATCTGTGAGTCTGTTGCAAACTTTGGCtgaaaggctgcttttctatataaagaaagaatcgGGGGAAAAACATCTAACTTTTGAAGTTAAGCTCTGTAAATAtgcctcagtaggtcatctactGTGTTAAGGACTTGCTCCTGTGGGGGACCGAGGACTTGCACTTCTGTGTGAGAGattatttaatacaaataaattgtaCATGCTGTTTTGTGTGTAATTAAATTCCATTCGCCGTCCTAATGCAGCTCCACATAAATCACGAGGAAGAAGTGAATTAGCTTCTGAACGAGCCACAGATCAGTCACATTTTCTAACATATTACAAATGTCATTAATAAGTATCTGAAAATACTGTGGTCTAGAATTGCTTAAATCAATGTATAtcgttaaaagaaaaggaggacttgtggcacctttgagactaaccaatttatttgagtttatttatgctcaaataaattggttagtctcaaaggtgccacaagtcctccttttctttttgcgaatacagactaacacggctgctactctgaaacctgtatatagtTAGTGTCCCCTCCTAAgcagcaaaaagatgtaccaagtCTACGCTGAAGGCTCCATTTAGCTGTAATGGACATGTTTTAATGCTCCCATCAACCAGGGAGAATGTGCCTTTCTTTAGAACATCACTGTAGcccaaatggaaaagttgattaaactTGGTGACTGAAATCAAGGCTTCCCACCTGGCGatttaaatcacaatttaaagCAAGGCAATTGAAATCACCCAGTGGAAAGCCTCCATTGCAAATTGCCTTGCTTTAAATCGCCAAGTGGGAAGCCTCGATTTCAGTGACGATTCAGATCGCTGGGGTCTGACCTAGGTTTTCGTCCAGCATGTCCCCTCCCCCGGTTGCCTGGTTCTCACCCGCTCTCCCCTCTCCACACAGCTACGTCTCAACAGCATCAAGAAACTCTCTACCATTGCCTTGGCCCTCGGTGTGGAGAGGACCCGCAGCGAGCTCCTGCCTTTCCTCACAGGTAACCAGAGGGCTCCAAACTGGCctccaggactcctgagttctctccCCTTGTCTGGGAGGGCAGTCGGGCTAGAGGGTTAgagtggggggctctgggagtcaggactccttggTTCCACCCCCACTTTGATCTTGGGTAAACTACCTCCGATCTCTGTGCTCTTAAATGGTGGATAGCAACAGCCAGCACTGGTGGCGGAGGGCAGGGCtgttggtgtgtgtgggggcaggggctttgcaggactggagtGGGGGCTGTAGGCTTTCCAccccccttcagggcaggagagtgctctggaATGCTACTGATGAAACTGTGTCCAGGTGAGTCGGGGAGACAGTGCCCTGTGTTCAGTCAGCTAGCGGCTCTTGATTCCCCTCTGAACTCACATGTCTGGTCTTTCCAAGGCATCAGCcgcctcttcctctccctgctcaCCCGCCACTTCTCTTGCAGACACGATTTACGATGAGGACGAGGTGCTGCTGGCTCTGGCTGAACAGCTGGGGACCTTCACCGCTCTGGTCGGGGGACCTGAATATGTGCACTGCTTACTGGTAGGTCAGACCCCTGCCACCTAGGGCATGGAGCCGCCTCATATGGGCACTGGGGggatcaggacacctgggttctatccccagctctgggagggcaatgGAGTCTAGTGGGCTAGAGAGAGGGGATTGGGAGTCGGGACGCCTGGGTGTTCTCCccagctgtgagtggggtgttgtggattgggggggcggggggctgtactcctgggttctctccacaCCCCAAGCAGGGGTGGAATCAATCCAGCCCCCATCTCACTACCCCTCACAGCCTCCCCTGGAGAGTCTGGCGACAGTGGAGGAGACAGTGGTGCGAGACAAGGCGGTGGAGTCGCTGCGTGCTATCTCCCACGAGCACTCTCCCTCGGACCTGGAGGGACACTTCGTGCCCCTGGTGAAGCGCCTGGCAGGGGGCGACTGGTTCACCTCCCGCACCTCGGCCTGTGGTCTCTTCAGCGTCTGCTATCCTCGCGTGTCCAGCTCGGTCAAGGCAGAGCTCCGTCAGTGAGTGAAGCCCCTATGGGGCCGATTGCGCAGCTGGGGGAAGACCCTCGCAGGGCTGAATGTGGGGCTGGGTGAGAGCCCCTGGGTCAGTGGGAGCCCCCGTGGGGCTGATCATGCGGATGGAAGGGACCCTGGGTCAGTGGGACAAGTCCCTGTTATATCTCATAATCCCCTTCATAAATGGGATCAGTCTccatctctctcactcacacactcactcactctcccccctTCCACTCCGATTGGAGGCAGTTGAGGTTCACCCTCCTTTGCCTTGTCTGATCTGGGgtgggataccaggctagatgaaCCCAGAGGGCTGAATCGGGGCGACAAGGAGGAGCTGTTACACGCGTCTCACTCCCCCATCCCCGGCAGGTACTTCCGGAACCTATGCTCCGATGACACCCCCATGGTGAGGCGGGCGGCGGCTTCCAAGCTGGGCGAGTTCGCAAAGGTCCTGGAGCTGGAGCATGTGAAGGGCGAGATTATTCCCATGTTCTCCAACCTGGCCTCCGACGAGCAGGTGAGAGccgtgcaggggagggggctgggagccaggactcctgggttctctccctggctctgggaggggagtgggatctggtgTTAACCCATTCCTGCCTCTCTCCCACAGGACTCTGTGCGCTTGCTGGCTGTGGAGGCTTGTGTCAATATCgctcagctcctgccccaggaggACCTGGAGTCCTTGGTGATGCCCACGCTACGGCAAGCGGCAGAGGACAAATCATGGCGGGTCCGGTACATGGTGGCTGATAAGTTCACAGAGGTGCGTGCTGCTTCCCTCCTTGCTCCAGTGATCTGTGGTGACCTAATGCTGCATggactagcagggggctgtgggttgggagtgaggggcactggcagagctttgggggtgggggggagcccagggcagggatcGCAGGGCACTGCCGATGGGGATTGAGATCTGTGCGTAGTGTTGATGCttgtcagtttcccctgtgctgAAATTGGTGGGCTGTTGATCTGGTGACTCCCCATCTGTCTGGGGCCTGGATCCCTGGAGCGCTCTGACCTATGGACCCCCTGCTGAcccactgccctccccccacagctccagaAAGCCGTTGGGCCTGAAATCACCAAGACTGACCTGGTGCCGGCTTTCCAGAACCTTATGAAGGACTGCGAGGCCGAGGTGCGGGCTGCTGCCTCCCACAAGGTCAAAGGTCAGCCTTGGTGCCCCCTCTGTCCATGTGAGAGGTTGGGATCACCCTCTGGAAGGACCAGAACAATCTCTACAGCCCGAGGGGATTGTTGGGGGGAGGAATCTTTGGGTGGGAGGCTGGATGGGGGTTGTGGGTGAGGCTGAGTGTGTGGGATATAGTCTACCCCCAGGGACTGGCTGGGAACCCCATGGCCAAAGCCCTGGGTAATTGGCTGGAGCTGGGATGGTCATGCTGGTCTTATGAACTGGATAGACAGAAGGGGGTGATCCTGCCCTTCTGGGTGGGGCGGTGTTGATCTCAGCTGATCCTGGCCCCTTGGCCAGAGTCTTAAGGGGAGGGGAATGGATGGTGGGTATGATCCTGGCTCTTTTCCCTGTTGGGGGGAGATTTGAGAGGGAACAAATAGActtggggagagagaaaatgatggggggggggtcaggttGCTTGCTGCATGTCTGAACTCTGGTCCCCTGTGCTGGGCTCCTGAAGCAGctggccccaccccccatgggAGCTGCTCCACCCCTTGTTAACCCCCTCACCCCATTCACCATCTGCCCTCCCCAGAGTTCTGTGAGAACCTGTCAGCTGACTGCCGCGAGAACGTCATCATGACCCAGATACTGCCCTGCATCAAGGTAAGGGGCGGGGCTCAGCCGATCCCCTTGCTGCTGGCATCCCCCCCTGCAGGGGGAGGGTGGATGGGTAGCAGGGGAATGTAGGGGGAAGCATGgtgtgaggggaggagggcgTGAGAATGGGGGGCACAGGATGCGGTAGAAGGGCAGGggagcatggggggagggatgtaGAAGGGGGTAGGGGCATAAGGGGATGTGGGGGTCGGGGTGCCACCAAGGACAGGAGTGTGAAGGGGTAGTGGTGGGGTAGGGGGCTTTGGGGATGGAGGAGGCATGGGAGATTTAAGGGGGGTacttggggttgtgggggggcagCCCCAGCAGCTCAGTGCCATGAGGCTGGCGGCAGCCTGTCTGCATtaaccctcccttctccccccgaGCAGGAGCTGGTGTCGGATGCCAATCAGCACGTCAAGTCAGCGCTGGCCTCCGTCATCATGGGGCTCTCACCCATCCTGGGCAAGGACAACACCATCGAGCACCTGCTGCCGCTCTTCCTGGCCCAGCTCAAGGACGAGGTgagtgccccaccccagaggtggctgcatctcgggGCTGCTGTGCTGTGCTCCTGTCTCATTGGTAGTCATTTTTCCCTTTGGGAAGAGATCTCAGTGGgatttagtggttagagcaaggggagctgggagccaggactcctgggttgaatttctggctctgggaggggagtggggcctatttgtgtgtgtgtggggtggggagagcccaggactcctgggttctggctctggggcggggggagggatagctcagtggtttgagcattggactgctaaacccagggttgtgagttcaatccttgagggggccatttagggatctggggcaaaaattggggattggtcctgctttgagcaggggattgggctagatgacctcctaaggtcccttccaaccttgatagtCTGAGTCTGAgagcccaggactcctgggttctggctctgggaggggagtgggtcctagtggttacagcatgggggagctgggagccaggattcctggctcCCATCTTGTGTGGAAAGCCTTTGCTCTGAGCTCTGTTCCTCCCTCCAGTGCCCTGAGGTTCGGCTCAACATCATCTCGAACCTGGATTGTGTCAATGAGGTGATCGGCATCCGGCAGCTCTCGCAGTCGCTGCTGCCGGCCATCGTGGAGCTGGCCGAGGATGCCAAATGGCGTGTCAGGCTGGCCATCATCGAGTACATGCCCCTGCTGGCCGGGCAGCTGGTAAGGAGGCTGTGGGGAGCATGGgggctttgggatgaaaggcctGGAAGGGTCAGGCCCGGCTGGTGGTGTCCTGTCTCTTGCTAAGCAGGGAAATGCTTGGTCAGGATATGGATGAGAGGGTCCAAGCTTCCCGCTTGGTCAGGGCTGGCCCCGGTGCCCCAGCGTAGCGCCTGGGTGCCTCGTGCAGCACGGTGCcgggtgggggctctcccctgaagtcagggctggctccagtgCCCTAGGGGGCGCAAGTCATTAGTCCTGGGgttgctgggagtcaggactcctgggttctctccaccAGCAGCACCTCATCTATGAAATCAGAACAGTGCCTGTTTTCCAGGGGCCCCGTCTCTCCCACAAGGTCCTGGGTCTGGCCTGGAGTTCCGGGACTAACAGTCTCTTCCTTTCCAGGGGGTGGAGTTCTTTGACGAGAAGCTGAATTCCCTGTGCATGGCTTGGCTGGTGGATCATGGTGAGTGTCGCTCAGGGGAGCCGGCCCTCAGGGCTGCCCCATGGCCAGTGCTGACTCCAGGGCCCTTGGTTTGAGTGGGAACTTAACCGCTGCGGGGTGGAGCCCCACGACTCGGACCGAgctatggtgcatcatgggagatggcCTCTAAGGTCATAGGAGGTGAAGGCTGGTCTTGAGGTTCACGCAGagggctgggtgccaggactcctgggctctgttcctggctgtgccacacaCTGGGTGTAACCTCCAGCAGGTCGTGGATGTGCTTAGAAATCGGGGCTCTGACTCCTTCCTTTGTTCGTGTAGGCTGCGCTCTTCGGGGCCAGAGCTGTCTCTGGCTGTGTCTGAGCAGCGCCTGCATCCTACTCTAATACAGACAAATTAACCTTCACTGATTGAGTAATTGCCCTTTGATCTATTGACTTATAAGGGCTCCCAGATCCTCTGCTTGGGCTTTTATAGCCCCATTCACTTGGTCCTAGCTGTCACAGCCATGTGACACTGACAAGATCTAGGTCACTTTCCCCCGGGAAATCCAATTAACAAGAGTCTGGTCAGTTTCAGGACAGCTTTGCAGTTGACTAGGCTCTTCAGCTGTGTCTCAGCTCAATGCTATCGGGTGAGCAAGACCTACTCAGTTTCACTTGGCCACGCTCTGGAAGGGGATGAGGGGCCTCCGCAGTGGGAAACCACTCCTGAAAGGGGTTATATGGGGGGAGGTGAGAATTCCcctcagctgcagggcagggggtgggaaagAGGGCTGGAGATGTAGCATCCTAGGACTTTGCCTCTTGTACCCtacacttcccccccccacccctctccagtgGTGGTTTCCAGTCCTGGCTGGGGTCTTCTCCCAACTCCATCTCCGGGGAGTTGGTGGCTCAGGTCTCCACCTGTCACTTCACTCCCCTTCTGGGATAGCAAAAGGTCCTGCTTAAAGCCCAACACAAGTGCCCAGATTAATAGTTCAGCCCCTCTCGGGCTCTGCTGAAATCCTCTGCTGCATTACCTGGCCCAGCGTGTCTCGCCCTGCGTCTTCCCCAGGAGCGTTCGCCCGCTGCTGCCCTTCGCCAGCGACTCCTGCAGTTCATCTCTTCCTGGTCCGGGTGGGCCTTGTCTCagggcttctccccctccccccaccccccgagcctGCTCCGCTTCCTGGGGGTGGCTCAGCCTCGCTTCCTCAGGCTCTTCTCAGAGGGGAACCACCTTGTCCCCACCAGATAAATTCATGTGAGaagtaaggcccagatccagaGTGGAGGCCTCTCTGGAAGATGCTCTTCGCCAAACACAAGTTGTGGGGCTCAAcccagggggagctgggggaagtgAAGTGGTCTGTGCTATGTGCAGATGACACCGGATGACCTAATTGGGCCCTTCTGGACTTCGATCATGCAAAAATCCCAGCTCTTGTTTAAAATGAACGGCCAATTCTTAGCCCTCTTGGCCGTGGGAAACCCTGAGCTCTGGGGCTGGTGGGGCTTTCTCATAGTGTCTGATGGGGATAATTATGGACAATCGGCAGCTCTTGCACAGCAGGGAAAGCTGAAGCGGAAGGTGCCTGTGTTTTAAATGAGAATTCCCGAAAGCAACAAGAGAACCTCGACACGTACTGTGTTTTCCTCCCAATGTTTTGCGGGGCTGCTGACAAGCACTACTGAAAACGGGGACTAAACGGGGCACCCGGTGAACGTGGGCTGGCGCCGGCTGGGTGAATTGTAACCCCTGAAGACTCAAAATCCAGAGGGTGACTCCTCCTAGCCCAGGTCTCCGGGTGGAGGGATCGGGGTTAGCATGCTGGTGTCGATAGCCAGCTGCCAGGATTGGCgcagagccccagcccccccccccggtgacgtgttttcccctcccttcccagttTACGCCATCCGGGAGGCAGCCACCAGCAACCTGAAGAAACTGGTGGAAAAGTTCGGCAAAGACTGGGCCCATGCCACCATCATCCCCAAAGTGCTGGCCATGTCTAACGACCCCAACTACCTTCACCGCATGACCACGCTCTTCTGCATCAATGTGAGTGCCcctctgggggatgggggagcccagacacctggggtggggcgggctaggggttagagcaggggggctgggaaccaggactcccgggttctctccccagttctgggagggaagtggggtctaggggttagcgcagggagactgggagccaggactctccTGGGTTCTACTGGTTTGCGCGACGGGCACCGATTCAGTGCTGGTGTAACGcgctcctctctccctccccaccccccccaggtgCTTTCGGAGGTGTGCGGACAGGAGATCACCACCAAACACATGTTGCCCACTGTACTGCGCATGGCGGGCGATGCTGTGGCCAACGTCCGCTTCAACGTGGCCAAGTCCCTGCAGAAAATAGGACCAATCCTGGACAACAGGTACAGccaaggggctgggctgggggctgtggcACTGGGCAGGGTtggatggggttggggaggggaggttggaaTCTgctaggggaggggagggcggcgggggggggggggtcagggtggtactgaggcagggctggggggcaccaggaggaggggcagagggaggtggGACTGTCAGCCGCCATTCACCTCCACCCAAGTAGCTGTgatgggaagggggggtgggttTTCCCCGGGCCAGGGTTCCGGTCTGCTCTGCCCCCCATGTCTCTTGCTCTGCGGGTCCCTCTAactgccccctgcaccccacagcaCCCTGCAGAACGAGGTGAAGCCGGTGCTGGAGAAGCTCACGCAGGACCAGGATGTTGATGTCAAATACTTCGCACAGGAGGCCCTGACCGgtatggggtggggttgggaccGGGCTGCAGGCTCAGCCCCTGGGGGCCTCCCCGCTGTAGGGAGCAGGGTGTTGCTGGGCCCCTCCCGGCTGATCCAGCCTTGTGGGGCCCGGTGGGGTGGTGGGTGCTAGGCGAGGTCTGTAGTGATTACCTCCCATCACCAATCCCCCACCTGCTGGGAGCATGGGGTTTGGGGGTGTCTTTGTCGAaggccccttctctgcccccgtGTCATATCAGGGCCCGCATTATATGATTAGGGCTGTGTTGGGGTGGGGCTTCTGGGTTCCCCCTCTCTGACCCAAGTCGGGGGGTGCCTTGGGGATACCCCATCTGGCTTCTGGGATTCTCCAGTGTGTGGGGATGGGTCTTCAGGGAGAaccaaccccccaccctcccacacacacatccagaaggtgggggagggtctctggggctgagagccatggCCCTGTGATCTgaccccctctctctcctcctcacaGTGCTTGCGCTGGCCTGACCCAGAGGATGTGCCCTGTCGTCTCCCTGACCTCCAGCCGCCGTCGGACCCTCgatccctggcccctccccaagCCTCTGTGCATGTGTATGAACCCCTGTTGGGTGGGGGTGCCCGACGGCCCAATACAGGACCCCTCCATTCCgatcagccccttccccctccgaCAGTTCATCTCCCATCTGGACACTCACCGGGGCGCAGCACTCGGCCCCGCAGTATTCCACCCCCCCACTCAAACACTGCAGCTTGGGGGGCGGCTCATTGCTCCCGGAGTCCCCCATCCCTGTGCTGCCTACCACTCTGGACAGCTCGTCGCATCCCTCCTCAGCAGCTTCGCCCCCCCAATCCCTACCCACCGCGGGACGGGCGCAGGAGgagatcggggtggggggggaaggggcggcgcTGATTTCAGCTGGTCTTAGGAAAGGCTCTGTCCCTCGCTGGCCCCAGGCTGTTCTGTACCACGTCCCCgctctcctccttcctcttccttcaTCTGCTTTTCTCACTCCTCTCTGCTGAAatctgcctccttctcctcttcccctgcagcattAAACTCCCCGCAGACTCAGCATTGCCATCCTAggccctcttccctcccagagAGCCCCCCCGTAGCTCCCCAAAATCAAAACTCATCCCAATGCCTCCCCCTTAAGCAGAGAAGAGACCAAATCTCCCCCTGGTAACAGGGTTTCTTTAATGTGAATTTCGGCGCTGGTCAGTTTCATGCTGGGCTGGAGGGGTCTCCCTTGTCAGTTTCACCTTTGGGCTCTGGGCAGGTTCATGGTGGCAGGCGCCCACCTGATGCCAGCCTCAGGGAGGCTGCAAATGCTTCTTAGCCATGGGGCAAAGGGCTTTCAGATCCAAACGCTGGAGCCTGGAACCCCCTGGGGCGATCTCTCCAGGGTGTGAGACGCTGATTAGAACATGGGGGGGCCCCTTGTGGCAGCGGGTCAGCTGACCTTCTCAAATCCTCTCTGCCAATCAACCCACACAAGGGTCTgagcccccttccccagcccccatggGGAGCTGGGATTTTACAGGCAATGCTTGGGGTGTGGGGTCATGACCTTGAGCTGGGTCATGGGAGTAAAATCTGCTCGCAGTTCACCCCACAGCCTCTCAGCTGTGGTAAGGAAAAGCCCCCACCCTTCAGGTGCTGCTGACTGGGCAGGAATTGGATCAGGATTTcctctgggttctagccccatgGCCGTCAATCCTGCCGCGGGCCCCTGCTTTCGGTTCTCTGGGGTTGTGCCCCTCACCTGGAAGGAGCGGGGCATCACTGAGGCCATCCCCATTAGATGGCTCTAAGTCAAGGGGCATTTAACCACTCAGTCCTGCCCTTACCATGCAAACGCCTGTGCCCCAGCGTGACCCTTCCCTTCGCTGCTGCCCTGGTGTCATGCACTGAGCAAATACAGGGTGATCCCTAACCCCCCGCACCCTTTAACACAAGCCCCTCccgtccccctcctcctccacactgTTAGTGAAATGTCACTTTAAAGCCAATGTGTTTCTTTGtgaaaacttgtttttattttttttcttctccatgaTTAATAAAATGCTCGACCGTTCCTGCGTGACTGGTGTGGACAGAACTGAGCGGTTCTTGGGGGCGGAGTGGAGGGTGGAACAAAAGGATCTTAGTGCTGAAGCAACTTTGGGTGCcggtggggtgcaggggctgtttatacagcGATCCCTCACCTCCTGCTgtgatgcagccacctctggggtg
This window contains:
- the PPP2R1A gene encoding serine/threonine-protein phosphatase 2A 65 kDa regulatory subunit A alpha isoform, with protein sequence MAAADGDDSLYPIAVLIDELRNEDVQLRLNSIKKLSTIALALGVERTRSELLPFLTDTIYDEDEVLLALAEQLGTFTALVGGPEYVHCLLPPLESLATVEETVVRDKAVESLRAISHEHSPSDLEGHFVPLVKRLAGGDWFTSRTSACGLFSVCYPRVSSSVKAELRQYFRNLCSDDTPMVRRAAASKLGEFAKVLELEHVKGEIIPMFSNLASDEQDSVRLLAVEACVNIAQLLPQEDLESLVMPTLRQAAEDKSWRVRYMVADKFTELQKAVGPEITKTDLVPAFQNLMKDCEAEVRAAASHKVKEFCENLSADCRENVIMTQILPCIKELVSDANQHVKSALASVIMGLSPILGKDNTIEHLLPLFLAQLKDECPEVRLNIISNLDCVNEVIGIRQLSQSLLPAIVELAEDAKWRVRLAIIEYMPLLAGQLGVEFFDEKLNSLCMAWLVDHVYAIREAATSNLKKLVEKFGKDWAHATIIPKVLAMSNDPNYLHRMTTLFCINVLSEVCGQEITTKHMLPTVLRMAGDAVANVRFNVAKSLQKIGPILDNSTLQNEVKPVLEKLTQDQDVDVKYFAQEALTVLALA